A DNA window from Burkholderia sp. HI2500 contains the following coding sequences:
- the tolQ gene encoding protein TolQ, protein MNTSQDLSIISLVLNASVLAQAVMGLLLLLSLMSWTFIFRKWFAIRRARAQTERFEKDFWSGGDLQALYQSAANNRHTIGALERIFESGMREFLKAKEKRISDPGLVLDGARRAMRASFQREMDVLEANLAFLASVGSVSPYIGLFGTVWGIMNSFRGLANVQQATLANVAPGIAEALVATAIGLFAAIPAVVAYNRYAHDIDRLAIRFETFIEEFSNILQRQAQ, encoded by the coding sequence ATGAACACTTCTCAAGACCTGTCGATCATTTCCCTCGTCCTCAACGCGAGCGTGCTGGCCCAGGCCGTGATGGGGCTGCTGCTGCTGCTGTCGCTGATGTCGTGGACCTTCATCTTCCGCAAGTGGTTTGCGATCCGCCGTGCGCGCGCGCAGACCGAACGCTTCGAGAAGGATTTCTGGTCGGGCGGCGACCTGCAGGCGCTGTACCAGAGCGCAGCCAACAACCGCCACACGATCGGCGCGCTCGAGCGAATCTTCGAGTCGGGCATGCGCGAATTCCTGAAGGCGAAGGAAAAGCGCATCAGCGATCCGGGCCTCGTGCTCGACGGTGCGCGCCGCGCGATGCGCGCGTCGTTCCAGCGTGAAATGGACGTGCTCGAAGCGAACCTCGCGTTCCTCGCATCGGTCGGCTCGGTCAGCCCGTACATCGGTCTGTTCGGCACGGTCTGGGGGATCATGAACTCGTTCCGCGGCCTCGCGAACGTGCAGCAGGCCACGCTCGCCAACGTCGCACCGGGCATCGCCGAGGCGCTCGTCGCCACCGCGATCGGCCTGTTCGCCGCGATTCCGGCGGTGGTCGCGTACAACCGCTACGCGCACGACATCGACCGCCTCGCGATCCGCTTCGAGACCTTCATCGAAGAGTTCTCGAACATCCTGCAGCGTCAGGCCCAGTAA
- a CDS encoding pilus assembly protein, whose amino-acid sequence MAVGAVVAALTGTWFEAALTESRRTRALSDRLVAFHAADAALAACTARLRRGAAPYVSEGESRAEPDAWRRMPALVAAEAFAPFAGWPMAVQPPRCLIEAWRGAGPAGGRAYVVTARGVGAHASSAVWLQHQVAIRDGHIVALHWRRVATVLR is encoded by the coding sequence ATCGCGGTTGGCGCAGTGGTGGCGGCGCTGACCGGCACGTGGTTCGAAGCCGCACTGACGGAGTCGCGCCGCACGCGCGCGTTATCCGATCGGCTGGTTGCATTCCACGCGGCCGATGCCGCGCTGGCAGCGTGCACCGCGCGATTGCGCCGGGGCGCGGCGCCGTACGTGAGCGAAGGCGAGTCGCGCGCGGAGCCCGACGCGTGGCGGCGCATGCCGGCGCTGGTGGCCGCCGAAGCGTTCGCGCCGTTCGCCGGATGGCCGATGGCCGTTCAACCGCCGCGATGCCTGATCGAAGCGTGGCGCGGGGCGGGGCCGGCCGGCGGCCGCGCATACGTCGTCACCGCCCGTGGCGTCGGTGCGCATGCATCGAGCGCAGTCTGGCTGCAGCACCAGGTCGCGATCCGCGATGGACACATCGTCGCCCTGCACTGGCGTCGCGTCGCGACGGTGCTTCGATGA
- the nrdR gene encoding transcriptional regulator NrdR codes for MRCPFCRHDDTQVVDSRVSEDGAAIRRRRRCSACDKRFTTYERVELSLPFVVKKDGSRTEFDRRKLVASMQLALRKRPVAADAIDAAVARIEYQLLATGEREVRSEKLGELVMNELRGLDTIAYVRFASVYRRFEDVSEFADVIEEFRRASPAKTPRKR; via the coding sequence ATGCGCTGCCCGTTCTGCCGGCATGACGACACGCAGGTCGTGGATTCCCGCGTGTCCGAAGATGGCGCCGCGATCCGGCGGCGCCGTCGCTGCTCGGCTTGCGACAAGCGCTTCACGACGTACGAGCGGGTCGAGCTGTCCCTGCCGTTCGTCGTGAAGAAGGACGGCAGCCGCACGGAATTCGACCGTCGCAAGCTCGTCGCCAGCATGCAACTCGCGCTGCGCAAGCGGCCGGTCGCTGCCGACGCGATCGACGCGGCGGTCGCCCGCATCGAATATCAACTGCTCGCGACAGGCGAGCGCGAAGTGCGTAGCGAGAAACTCGGCGAACTCGTGATGAACGAGTTGCGCGGGCTCGATACGATCGCTTATGTCCGCTTCGCATCGGTGTATCGCCGGTTCGAGGACGTTTCCGAATTTGCCGACGTGATCGAAGAGTTCCGTCGCGCCTCTCCCGCCAAGACTCCACGTAAGCGCTGA
- the glyA gene encoding serine hydroxymethyltransferase yields the protein MFDRAQSTIANVDPEIFAAIEQENRRQEDHIELIASENYTSPAVMAAQGSQLTNKYAEGYPGKRYYGGCEYVDVVEQLAIDRVKQLFGAEAANVQPNSGSQANQGVFFAMLKPGDTIMGMSLAHGGHLTHGSPVNMSGKWFNVVSYGLNENEDIDYEAAEKLAQEHKPKLIVAGASAFSLKIDFERLAKIAKSVGAYLMVDMAHYAGLIAAGVYPNPVPHADFVTTTTHKSLRGPRGGVILMKAEYEKPINSAIFPGIQGGPLMHVIAGKAVAFKEALSPEFKAYQEKVVENARVLAETLVKRGLRIVSGRTESHVMLVDLRAKNITGKAAEAALGAAHITVNKNAIPNDPEKPFVTSGVRLGSPAMTTRGFGPAEAEQVGNLIADVLDNPEDAATIERVRAQVAELTKRFPVYR from the coding sequence ATGTTTGACAGAGCCCAAAGCACCATTGCGAACGTCGATCCCGAAATCTTTGCCGCGATCGAGCAGGAAAACCGCCGCCAGGAAGATCACATCGAGCTGATCGCGTCGGAAAACTACACGAGCCCGGCGGTGATGGCCGCACAGGGTTCGCAACTCACGAACAAGTACGCGGAAGGCTATCCGGGCAAGCGCTACTACGGCGGTTGCGAATACGTCGATGTGGTCGAGCAGCTGGCGATCGACCGCGTGAAGCAGCTGTTCGGCGCGGAAGCCGCGAACGTGCAGCCGAACTCGGGCTCGCAGGCGAACCAGGGCGTGTTCTTCGCGATGCTCAAGCCGGGCGACACGATCATGGGCATGAGCCTCGCGCACGGCGGCCACCTGACGCACGGTTCGCCGGTGAACATGTCGGGCAAGTGGTTCAACGTGGTGAGCTACGGCCTGAACGAGAACGAAGACATCGACTATGAAGCGGCCGAGAAGCTGGCTCAGGAGCACAAGCCGAAGCTGATCGTCGCGGGCGCGTCGGCGTTCTCGCTGAAGATCGATTTCGAACGTCTGGCGAAGATCGCGAAGTCGGTCGGTGCGTACCTGATGGTCGACATGGCCCACTACGCGGGCCTGATCGCAGCGGGCGTGTACCCGAACCCGGTGCCGCACGCGGACTTCGTGACGACGACGACGCACAAGAGCCTGCGCGGCCCGCGCGGCGGCGTGATCCTGATGAAGGCCGAGTACGAGAAGCCGATCAACTCGGCGATTTTCCCGGGGATCCAGGGCGGCCCGCTGATGCACGTGATCGCGGGCAAGGCGGTGGCGTTCAAGGAAGCGCTGTCGCCGGAGTTCAAGGCGTACCAGGAAAAGGTGGTCGAGAACGCCCGCGTGCTGGCTGAAACGCTGGTGAAGCGCGGCCTGCGGATCGTGTCGGGCCGCACGGAAAGCCACGTGATGCTGGTGGACCTGCGCGCAAAGAACATCACGGGCAAGGCAGCGGAAGCGGCACTGGGCGCGGCGCACATCACGGTGAACAAGAACGCGATCCCGAACGACCCGGAAAAGCCGTTCGTGACGAGCGGCGTGCGCCTGGGTTCGCCGGCGATGACGACGCGCGGCTTCGGTCCGGCGGAAGCGGAGCAGGTGGGCAACCTGATTGCGGACGTGCTGGACAATCCGGAAGATGCAGCGACGATCGAGCGCGTGCGCGCGCAGGTCGCCGAGCTGACCAAGCGTTTCCCGGTCTATCGCTGA
- the tolB gene encoding Tol-Pal system beta propeller repeat protein TolB, which produces MSLMTKLGFRALVASCLITAGSAANAQVNVLITGVGSTQFPIATANFANEANLPQQVTSIVRADLARSGKFTNIDAGSTPVPESASVDLGAWKAKGANAFVAGSVNREANGQYKVNFILYDTVKQQSLGGLSLTATDTTLRTAGHKIADYIYQKLLGVRGVFATRLSYVIKTGNRYQLQISDSDGQNARIALSSTEPIISPSWSPSGTKVAYVSFERKKPIVYIHDLPTGRRYIVSDQKGNNSAPAWSPDSNTLAVALSLTGNTQIYTVNSTGGGLRRLTQSSSIDTEPFYSPDGRWIYFTSDRGGAPQIYRMPAQGESAGAAQRVTFTGSYNTSPRISPDGKLLAYISRTGGGFKLYVQDLQSGAANAITNTNRDESPSFAANGQYLLYATQSGGRNVLAAVPSDGSAPPQILSVQGGSVREPSWGPFMQ; this is translated from the coding sequence ATGAGTTTGATGACAAAGCTAGGTTTCAGGGCACTCGTGGCCTCGTGTCTGATTACGGCGGGCAGCGCCGCTAACGCCCAGGTCAACGTGCTGATCACCGGTGTCGGGTCGACCCAGTTCCCCATCGCCACGGCGAATTTCGCGAATGAGGCGAACCTGCCGCAGCAGGTCACGTCGATCGTCCGCGCCGACCTCGCCCGCAGCGGCAAATTCACCAACATCGACGCCGGCAGCACGCCCGTGCCGGAGAGCGCATCGGTCGATCTCGGCGCATGGAAGGCCAAGGGCGCGAATGCGTTCGTCGCCGGCAGCGTGAACCGCGAGGCGAACGGCCAGTACAAGGTCAACTTCATCCTGTACGACACCGTGAAGCAGCAAAGCCTCGGCGGCCTGTCCCTGACGGCCACCGACACCACGCTGCGCACGGCCGGCCACAAAATCGCCGACTACATCTACCAGAAGCTGCTCGGCGTGCGCGGCGTGTTCGCCACGCGCCTGTCGTACGTGATCAAGACCGGCAACCGCTACCAGTTGCAGATCTCGGATTCGGACGGCCAGAACGCGCGCATCGCGCTGTCGAGCACCGAACCGATCATCTCGCCGTCCTGGTCGCCGAGCGGCACGAAGGTCGCGTATGTCTCGTTCGAGCGCAAGAAGCCGATCGTCTACATCCACGACCTGCCGACCGGCCGTCGCTACATCGTCTCCGACCAGAAGGGCAACAACAGCGCACCGGCCTGGTCGCCGGACAGCAACACGCTGGCCGTCGCGCTGTCGCTGACGGGCAATACGCAAATCTATACGGTCAACTCGACGGGCGGCGGCCTGCGCCGCCTCACGCAGAGCAGCTCGATCGACACCGAGCCGTTCTACTCGCCGGACGGCCGCTGGATCTACTTCACGAGCGACCGCGGCGGCGCGCCGCAGATCTACCGGATGCCGGCACAGGGTGAAAGCGCCGGTGCCGCGCAGCGCGTGACTTTCACCGGCAGCTACAACACGAGTCCGCGTATCAGCCCGGACGGCAAGCTGCTCGCTTACATCTCCCGCACGGGTGGGGGCTTCAAGCTGTACGTTCAGGATCTGCAGTCCGGCGCGGCGAACGCCATCACGAATACGAATCGCGACGAATCGCCGAGCTTCGCGGCAAACGGCCAGTACCTTCTGTACGCTACCCAGTCGGGTGGTCGCAATGTTCTGGCAGCAGTGCCCTCGGACGGCAGCGCGCCGCCGCAAATCCTGTCCGTCCAGGGCGGCTCCGTACGTGAGCCGTCGTGGGGGCCCTTCATGCAATGA
- the ybgC gene encoding tol-pal system-associated acyl-CoA thioesterase → MRAMTQPTRSPEAPSGFIWPVRVYYEDTDAGGIVFYANYLKFFERARTEWLRACGIDQRQLADDTDAIFVVRSTSLDYRAPARLDDTLAITSRPGRIGRASVEFAQEAWCGDTLLVSGHIRLGCVDRTGIRPAAIPPAVLDALQRGPVIDDGQTALSTKLA, encoded by the coding sequence ATGCGCGCCATGACCCAGCCTACCCGCTCCCCGGAAGCGCCGTCCGGCTTCATCTGGCCGGTGCGCGTGTACTACGAGGATACCGACGCAGGCGGCATCGTCTTCTATGCCAACTACCTGAAGTTCTTCGAACGCGCCCGCACCGAGTGGCTGCGCGCATGCGGCATCGACCAGCGCCAGCTCGCCGACGACACCGACGCGATCTTCGTCGTCCGCAGCACGTCGCTCGACTACCGCGCCCCGGCGCGACTCGACGACACGCTGGCGATCACGAGCCGGCCCGGACGCATCGGCCGCGCGTCGGTGGAATTCGCGCAGGAAGCCTGGTGCGGAGACACGCTGCTCGTATCCGGGCACATCCGTCTCGGCTGCGTCGACCGTACCGGCATCCGGCCCGCGGCCATCCCGCCGGCCGTGCTCGACGCGCTGCAGCGCGGGCCCGTCATCGACGACGGGCAGACTGCACTGTCAACGAAGCTCGCATGA
- a CDS encoding GspH/FimT family pseudopilin — protein sequence MGLHAQPLKNVLRRAGGFTLVELMVAISLAAGLALYAAPAFDQWRMRERVDARSRALLGALSFARNEATRLGVRVTLCRAGSAGTCLRAGERCDPAEWSCDWIVSGQVDGQSRVLRRYPRDAEVAVAGAAHDLAFAPPVGQAIGGIRRFELRPRRDVPGADDAHASRCVRIAAGGRARVVAGRCDAA from the coding sequence ATGGGACTGCACGCTCAACCCCTGAAAAATGTATTGCGACGCGCGGGCGGATTCACGCTCGTCGAATTGATGGTCGCCATCTCGCTGGCGGCCGGGCTCGCGCTTTATGCTGCGCCTGCGTTCGACCAGTGGCGCATGCGCGAACGCGTGGATGCACGCTCGCGCGCGTTGCTCGGTGCGCTGTCGTTTGCACGTAACGAGGCGACGCGTCTCGGCGTGCGCGTCACGCTGTGCCGGGCGGGTAGCGCCGGTACCTGTCTGCGAGCGGGTGAGCGGTGCGATCCGGCTGAATGGTCGTGTGACTGGATCGTCAGCGGGCAGGTCGACGGGCAGTCGCGCGTGCTGCGGCGCTATCCGCGCGATGCCGAAGTGGCCGTCGCGGGTGCCGCGCACGATCTCGCGTTCGCACCGCCGGTCGGACAGGCAATCGGTGGCATCCGGCGCTTCGAATTGCGTCCGCGACGCGACGTGCCGGGGGCGGACGACGCGCATGCATCGCGTTGCGTGCGGATCGCGGCAGGCGGCCGGGCGCGGGTTGTCGCCGGCCGTTGCGACGCGGCGTGA
- the tolA gene encoding cell envelope integrity protein TolA, with translation MNRQQSTRSSAYPPQPPRERGTWRAFALAALMHVLLALFLYHGVQWQNSTPAGAEAELWTEVPDVPAPRPVVTPAPPVKVAPPPPPVRDEQADIALQQKKRQQEAAAREALLEQQRRAQQLKAQQEEQARRAQLAAQQAAALAAQKAAERDKQKQADKLKQQQLAEQQKLEQQKLQQQKQAQLEAQQAAKAKADAAAKAKAEAQAKAKAEATARAKANAAANAKLDRERSARLAQMQGLSGAGEGGGEGLAKSGTGTGSGGNAATPGYADKVRRRVKPNIVWGGERAGLTTVVKIRCTPSGDVLSASVSRSSGNSGWDQAVVSAIHASVPLPPDSNGRTPSDITITFKAAE, from the coding sequence ATGAACCGGCAGCAATCCACGCGCAGCTCCGCCTACCCGCCTCAGCCTCCCCGCGAGCGCGGCACCTGGCGCGCATTCGCGCTCGCCGCGCTGATGCACGTGCTGCTCGCGCTGTTCCTGTATCACGGCGTGCAGTGGCAGAACAGCACGCCGGCCGGCGCCGAAGCCGAGCTGTGGACCGAGGTGCCCGATGTCCCCGCGCCGCGGCCCGTTGTCACACCCGCACCGCCCGTGAAGGTCGCGCCGCCCCCTCCCCCGGTGCGCGACGAGCAGGCCGACATCGCGCTGCAGCAGAAGAAGCGGCAGCAGGAAGCGGCCGCGCGTGAAGCACTGCTCGAGCAACAGCGTCGCGCGCAGCAATTGAAGGCCCAGCAGGAAGAGCAAGCCCGGCGCGCGCAGCTCGCGGCGCAGCAGGCAGCCGCACTCGCCGCGCAAAAGGCCGCGGAACGCGACAAGCAGAAGCAGGCCGACAAGCTCAAGCAACAGCAGCTCGCCGAGCAGCAGAAGCTCGAACAGCAGAAACTCCAGCAGCAAAAGCAGGCGCAGCTCGAAGCGCAGCAGGCGGCGAAGGCGAAGGCCGACGCGGCCGCGAAGGCAAAGGCGGAAGCCCAGGCCAAGGCGAAGGCCGAAGCCACGGCGCGCGCGAAGGCCAATGCGGCAGCGAACGCGAAGCTCGACCGCGAGCGCAGCGCACGCCTGGCACAGATGCAGGGCCTGTCCGGCGCCGGTGAAGGCGGCGGCGAAGGCCTCGCGAAAAGCGGCACGGGCACGGGCTCAGGCGGCAATGCCGCGACGCCCGGCTATGCCGACAAGGTGCGCCGCCGCGTCAAGCCGAACATCGTTTGGGGCGGCGAGCGAGCAGGCCTGACCACCGTCGTCAAGATTCGGTGCACGCCGTCCGGTGACGTCTTGAGCGCATCGGTTTCCCGCTCCAGCGGGAATTCGGGGTGGGATCAAGCCGTGGTGAGTGCAATCCACGCGTCGGTCCCGTTGCCGCCCGATTCTAACGGTCGTACCCCGTCTGACATTACGATTACCTTCAAGGCGGCGGAGTGA
- a CDS encoding PilW family protein, with protein sequence MNADRRMRAHTLLEVLIAMTVGLLVLAAAGALYHAQRVAQRRADDGFRMRDAAGTALMLIGQQIQMAGFRPLDLEGVSSLPSVFGCSMARVRGEGAQVRCEPVRGASDALLIRYVGDAVSTWLTVSGQVSDCLGQGVGVSGERAPVENRFDVHTSPSTGEPELYCEGSGRPGTPQPVVSGIDQLRVRYLRRGGTQFVEADALRGDDWRDVVAVHVCVRARGEPTGEPVRHVDCDGRIVVAQDGRVRLTLDRIVALRNAARTFDDTSRDVTDEPEVPR encoded by the coding sequence ATGAACGCTGATCGCCGCATGCGTGCGCATACGTTGCTTGAAGTGCTGATTGCGATGACCGTCGGTCTGCTCGTGCTCGCGGCGGCCGGTGCGCTGTACCACGCGCAGCGCGTCGCACAGCGGCGCGCGGACGACGGGTTCCGGATGCGCGATGCGGCTGGCACCGCACTGATGCTGATCGGCCAGCAGATCCAGATGGCCGGATTTCGGCCGCTCGATTTGGAAGGTGTCTCGTCGTTGCCATCCGTATTCGGCTGTTCGATGGCGCGCGTGAGGGGCGAGGGCGCGCAGGTACGGTGCGAGCCGGTGCGCGGTGCGTCGGACGCTTTGCTGATCCGGTATGTTGGCGATGCCGTGTCGACGTGGCTCACCGTTAGCGGCCAGGTGTCGGATTGCCTCGGGCAGGGTGTCGGCGTGTCCGGCGAACGTGCGCCGGTGGAGAACCGCTTCGATGTGCACACCAGTCCGTCGACGGGCGAGCCTGAACTGTATTGCGAAGGAAGCGGCCGTCCGGGCACGCCGCAGCCGGTCGTGTCGGGAATCGATCAGTTGCGGGTGCGCTATCTTCGCCGCGGCGGCACGCAGTTCGTCGAGGCCGACGCATTGCGCGGCGACGACTGGCGCGATGTCGTGGCCGTGCATGTCTGCGTGCGGGCGCGCGGCGAACCGACGGGCGAGCCGGTGCGGCACGTCGACTGCGACGGCCGCATTGTCGTTGCGCAAGACGGCCGCGTGCGTCTGACGCTCGATCGCATCGTCGCGTTGCGCAATGCCGCGCGCACATTCGACGATACGTCGCGTGATGTCACGGATGAACCCGAGGTGCCGCGATGA
- a CDS encoding SDR family NAD(P)-dependent oxidoreductase — protein sequence MIVFVTGASAGFGAAIARAFVKGGHRVVATARRKDRLDALAAELGDSLLPLELDVRDRAAVEAVPAALPAEFAALDVLVNNAGLALGVEPAQKASLDEWHTMIDTNCTGLVTVTHALLPGMIDRGRGHIFNIGSVAGSYPYAGGNVYGATKAFVRQFSLNLRTDLLGTPLRVTDIEPGLCGGTEFSNIRYRGDDAKAANVYNNVQPLMPEDIADTIYWIATRPAHVNVNTIELMPIAQAPGGPTVHRG from the coding sequence ATGATCGTGTTCGTCACAGGCGCGTCCGCCGGCTTCGGCGCCGCCATCGCCCGTGCCTTCGTCAAGGGAGGCCACCGCGTCGTCGCGACCGCGCGCCGCAAGGATCGTCTCGATGCGCTCGCCGCCGAACTCGGCGATTCCCTTCTGCCGCTCGAGCTCGACGTACGCGATCGCGCGGCCGTCGAGGCCGTGCCGGCCGCCCTTCCCGCCGAATTCGCGGCGCTCGACGTGCTCGTCAACAACGCCGGCCTCGCGCTCGGCGTCGAGCCGGCCCAAAAGGCCAGTCTCGACGAATGGCACACGATGATCGACACGAACTGCACGGGCCTCGTCACGGTCACGCACGCGCTGCTGCCCGGCATGATCGACCGCGGCCGCGGCCACATCTTCAATATCGGCTCGGTCGCGGGCTCGTACCCTTATGCGGGCGGCAACGTCTACGGCGCGACCAAGGCTTTCGTCAGACAATTCAGCCTGAACCTGCGCACCGACCTGCTCGGCACGCCGCTGCGCGTCACCGACATCGAGCCTGGCCTGTGCGGCGGCACCGAATTCTCGAACATCCGCTATCGCGGCGACGACGCCAAGGCGGCGAACGTCTACAACAATGTCCAGCCGCTGATGCCCGAGGACATCGCCGACACGATCTACTGGATCGCGACGCGCCCGGCGCATGTCAACGTCAACACGATCGAGCTGATGCCGATCGCGCAAGCCCCCGGCGGCCCGACCGTCCACCGCGGCTGA
- the ybgF gene encoding tol-pal system protein YbgF, giving the protein MTHRVSLLRVAAAFCVAGAAWSAAPAHAGVFDDNEARRAVLDLRSKTDNLASQLSAAQRTILDQSGRLDQLNQQVATLRGENEDLTNRLTTLERQQKEYYQDLDTRLKKFEPQQATIDGVEGTVQPGETDALSAAQQQFRNGNFKAAAASFRAFIAKYPQSPYQPTAQYWYGNAQYALRDYRGSTATWQGIVSKFPQHPRAADALVAIGTNQLEQGQKAAAKKTFEQVVSQYAGSNAAQTAQGKLETIK; this is encoded by the coding sequence ATGACGCACCGTGTATCCCTGCTGCGCGTTGCCGCAGCATTCTGCGTCGCCGGCGCGGCGTGGTCGGCCGCGCCGGCGCACGCCGGCGTGTTCGACGACAACGAAGCGCGCCGCGCCGTGCTCGATCTGCGCAGCAAAACCGACAACCTGGCGAGCCAGTTGTCCGCCGCCCAGCGTACGATCCTCGATCAATCCGGCCGTCTCGACCAGCTGAACCAGCAGGTCGCGACGCTGCGCGGCGAGAACGAGGACCTGACGAACCGGCTGACGACGCTCGAGCGGCAGCAGAAGGAGTACTACCAGGATCTCGACACGCGGCTCAAGAAGTTCGAGCCGCAGCAGGCGACGATCGATGGTGTCGAAGGCACCGTGCAGCCGGGTGAAACGGATGCGCTCAGCGCGGCGCAGCAGCAGTTCCGCAACGGCAACTTCAAGGCGGCCGCGGCTTCGTTCCGCGCGTTCATCGCGAAGTATCCGCAGAGCCCCTACCAGCCGACCGCGCAGTACTGGTACGGCAATGCGCAATACGCGCTGCGCGACTACCGCGGTTCGACTGCAACGTGGCAAGGAATCGTCAGCAAGTTCCCTCAACATCCGCGCGCAGCCGACGCCCTGGTGGCAATCGGCACGAACCAGCTCGAACAAGGCCAGAAGGCGGCCGCGAAGAAGACGTTCGAGCAGGTCGTGTCGCAGTACGCCGGGTCGAACGCAGCGCAGACCGCGCAGGGCAAGCTCGAGACGATCAAATAA
- the pal gene encoding peptidoglycan-associated lipoprotein Pal translates to MMSNKARLALAVMMISALAACKSGVKLDDKANAGGAVSTQPSADNVAQVNVDPLNDPNSPLAKRSIYFDFDSYSVKDEYQPLMQQHAQYLKSHPQRHVLIQGNTDERGTSEYNLALGQKRAEAVRRAMALLGVNDSQMEAVSLGKEKPQAAGHDEASWAQNRRADLVYQQ, encoded by the coding sequence ATGATGTCGAATAAAGCTCGTCTGGCCCTGGCCGTGATGATGATCAGCGCGCTCGCAGCGTGCAAGTCGGGCGTGAAGCTCGACGACAAGGCGAATGCCGGCGGTGCGGTCAGCACGCAACCGAGCGCCGACAACGTCGCGCAAGTGAACGTCGATCCGCTGAACGACCCGAACAGCCCGCTCGCGAAGCGCAGCATCTACTTCGACTTCGACAGCTATTCGGTGAAGGACGAGTACCAGCCGCTGATGCAGCAGCACGCTCAGTACCTGAAGAGCCACCCGCAGCGCCACGTGCTGATCCAGGGCAACACCGACGAACGCGGCACGAGCGAGTACAACCTCGCGCTGGGCCAGAAGCGTGCGGAAGCCGTTCGTCGCGCGATGGCACTGCTCGGCGTGAACGATTCGCAAATGGAAGCCGTGAGCCTCGGCAAGGAAAAGCCGCAGGCAGCGGGTCACGACGAAGCATCGTGGGCGCAGAACCGTCGCGCCGACCTCGTCTACCAACAGTAA
- the tolR gene encoding protein TolR — translation MAGSPIRSSMRGGRSRRAMADINVVPYIDVMLVLLVIFMVTAPLVAPSIINLPTVGNAAPQEQTPPVVVNIKADRTMSVKYKGDSGATQEDTMTKAELDSFIVARQADHPDQPVVIAADKTVQYDAVMTVMSDLKARGVKRVGLLVKSQ, via the coding sequence ATGGCAGGAAGCCCCATCCGATCCAGCATGCGCGGCGGCCGCTCGCGCCGCGCAATGGCCGACATCAACGTCGTGCCGTACATCGACGTGATGCTGGTGCTGCTCGTGATCTTCATGGTCACCGCACCGCTCGTCGCCCCGTCGATCATCAACCTGCCGACCGTCGGCAACGCCGCGCCGCAGGAGCAGACACCGCCCGTCGTCGTCAACATCAAGGCCGATCGCACGATGAGCGTCAAGTACAAGGGCGACTCGGGCGCGACCCAGGAAGACACGATGACGAAGGCCGAGCTCGACAGCTTCATCGTGGCCCGGCAGGCTGACCATCCCGACCAGCCGGTCGTGATCGCGGCCGACAAGACGGTGCAGTACGATGCCGTCATGACCGTGATGTCCGATCTGAAGGCGCGCGGCGTCAAGCGCGTCGGCCTCCTCGTCAAATCGCAATGA
- a CDS encoding type IV pilus modification PilV family protein, with the protein MRNAMRGTSLIEAMLAIALLATVMLAVAGSQLAMARAQRATIWRERALWLADARIERLHVAAVADDGLAARAAASLPGGTMTRGDGPDGVRYMVVGWRGANAATGPRCEAEGSSAQPPSCVRIPYREAEADER; encoded by the coding sequence ATGCGCAACGCCATGCGCGGCACGTCGCTGATCGAAGCGATGCTGGCCATCGCGCTGCTCGCGACCGTCATGCTGGCGGTCGCGGGCAGCCAGCTTGCGATGGCGCGTGCGCAGCGCGCGACGATCTGGCGTGAACGCGCGCTGTGGCTGGCCGATGCGCGTATCGAGCGCTTGCACGTCGCTGCGGTGGCCGACGATGGCCTCGCGGCGCGAGCCGCAGCGTCGCTGCCCGGCGGCACGATGACGCGCGGTGACGGGCCGGATGGCGTTCGCTACATGGTTGTCGGCTGGCGCGGCGCCAATGCGGCCACCGGGCCGCGATGCGAAGCGGAGGGAAGCTCGGCGCAGCCGCCGTCGTGCGTCCGGATTCCGTATCGGGAGGCTGAAGCCGATGAACGCTGA